Part of the bacterium genome is shown below.
AAGAAAGAGTTGGAAAAAGTGCTTAAAAATGGCTCGCTCTGGGCATTGGAAAATGGGTTTGGCTCTAAAGAAGATGCAGAAAATATTGAAGACAATGGACGAATTAAAGACGCAGACCCTAACGCTGTCAGCAATAGAGCTTACGAAAGAGGTGCTACTCAACTTGGAACATTAGGTTCTGGTAACCATTTTCTTGAAATTCAACAAGTGACTGATATTTATGATGAAGCAACAGCAAATGCTTTTGGAATATTCAAAAACCAGATAACTGTTATGCTACATTCAGGAAGTAGAGGTCTTGGATATCAGGTTTGTGATGATTATCTTGCTAAATTTGGAAAGGTAGCTTTAAAATATAATATTAAACTTCCCGACCGTCAGCTTGCTTGTGCACCTATAAATTCTCCTGAAGGTAAAAGATATTTTGGCGCTATGAGTGCAGCAGCAAATTATGCTTTTGCGAACAGACAGATTATGACCCATTTTGTTCGTGAAACTTTTGAATCGGTACTTAAAATTCCTTACCACCAAATAAAACTTTCAACTGTCTATGATGTTGCTCACAATATATGTAAAAAAGAAACTCACAACGTTGACGGTATAATGAAAAAACTTTATGTACATAGAAAAGGCGCAACAAGAGCTTTCCCAAAACAACACCCCGACTTGCCAGACAAGTATAAGCCCACTGGACAGCCAGTAATGATACCCGGTACAATGGGAACGGCATCTTATATACTTATAGGGACTGAAAAAGCGATGGAAGAAACTTGGGGTAGCACCTGTCACGGTGCTGGAAGAGTTATGTCAAGGAAACAAGCAATTAAAGCAAGCGCTAACAGGTCTATATCTTCAGAACTTGCTATACAAGGTATTATTGTAAGAGGAGTAAGTAGAAAAGGGCTCGCAGAAGAAATGCCTGAAGCGTATAAAGATGTAGATGAAGTAATAGAGACAGTTGAAGGGGCTGGAATTTCAAAAAAAGTTGCAAAAATGACCCCAATTGCTGTGATGAAAGGATGAGTAAAGTCCTTAATGGAAAAATTTATAATAGATAATCTTGAAGTGTGTTATACCAGCATATATAGGAATATAAAAATTCCACGAATTAAATTTGCGTATGGAGTATTAACGCTAATCCTTCCTTGTCACCAATATAGTAAAAAAGAAGAACTTCTTCAACGGCACAGCCGGTGGATTAAAAACAGATATTTATTATTCAAAGAGATAGAAGCGATATCTAAACAAATTGTTATTTACCCTATTGAAGAAAATGATTTCAAACTTTTTGTTATAAACAAAATAGAGGAGTTCTCCAAAGAGTTAAATGTAGAAACTAAAAAAATCATATTCAA
Proteins encoded:
- a CDS encoding RtcB family protein encodes the protein MDNVSKTIEKINDYKWLIPKKDDMRVPVVIYASESILEKALTDNTPLQLINVSKLKGITKYSLGMPDVHWGYGAPIGGVGGFDAESGIISPGFVGYDINCGVRLLRSDLIVSDVSKYLEPLINTLFNNIPSGVGSDGQLKLKKKELEKVLKNGSLWALENGFGSKEDAENIEDNGRIKDADPNAVSNRAYERGATQLGTLGSGNHFLEIQQVTDIYDEATANAFGIFKNQITVMLHSGSRGLGYQVCDDYLAKFGKVALKYNIKLPDRQLACAPINSPEGKRYFGAMSAAANYAFANRQIMTHFVRETFESVLKIPYHQIKLSTVYDVAHNICKKETHNVDGIMKKLYVHRKGATRAFPKQHPDLPDKYKPTGQPVMIPGTMGTASYILIGTEKAMEETWGSTCHGAGRVMSRKQAIKASANRSISSELAIQGIIVRGVSRKGLAEEMPEAYKDVDEVIETVEGAGISKKVAKMTPIAVMKG
- a CDS encoding M48 family metallopeptidase — encoded protein: MEKFIIDNLEVCYTSIYRNIKIPRIKFAYGVLTLILPCHQYSKKEELLQRHSRWIKNRYLLFKEIEAISKQIVIYPIEENDFKLFVINKIEEFSKELNVETKKIIFKKLKSRWGSCTNEGAITINLFLRFLPENLTEYVVFHEVAHLLEHRHNKTFYNIIDQKFFNKEKIEKRLSAYWYLLFSKSFNTKNLKKHHEK